ACTGCGAAGAAATTGCCCAGGATTTTTATAAGAACCAGTGCTACCTGAATATCGCAAAGGCCATGCGCTATGAAAGGCCGTGCACACGTATCAGCGACAGCAGGCCAAAAGACCAATGCTTTACCGAGGTTGCAAAGCTTACAGGGCAGAGCAGTCTCTGTGATTCAGTTACCTTTGGGGATGCCAGAGATGCATGTCTCATGGCATTTGTGCTGAGGGGAGATTACTCTGTCTGCGCCAATTTACAGAATAGGTATTATATAGAGACCTGTGATGCGTTGGCTGCGAGAGAGGAATAGGATTTTTGATCACAGCAATCTTTTTAAACATCCAAAGTATCCCCCTTCAGAGAAGAATATCTTTAGACAAACTGGGGGGTAAGATACATGACAGGACCAATTCAGGTTATGGTAAATGGCTTGAAAGGAAAGATGGCAACATCGATTGCCCAGGCAATCTATACCGATCCAAAAGGAAAAGCTTTTTGTAACTCATTGCATCAAGAACCCGATTATGAATTCGACCTTTTGAGTCTCTCGCTAACAGGTCCAGAAACCAAAGCGAATGAAATAGATGGCACATTACCTAATTCGATAGTAAGCTTGAGATTCTTAACTCTGAGATTTGAGCAGCAGCGTATTATGTTAATAAAGCCAGATGAAAGAGGCCAATTACCAGGCCTCCTTACTGAATCTGGACTTATCCCTTCGTCAATAATAGCTGTTGACTACACCCGTCCTGATGCGGTGAACAGCAATGCAGAGCTCTATTGTAGCTTGGGCATGCCTTTTGTCATGGGAACAACAGGAGGAGACCGACCAAAATTAGAGGAAACTGTGAAGAATTCAAAAATCCCTGCAGTCATAGCCCCAAACATGACAAAGCAGATTGTTGTATTCCAGGCAATGATGCAGTATGCTGCAGAGACATTCCCCGGTGCGTTCAGGGGATATAGGCTCAAAATTAGGGAAAGCCACCAGACTGGAAAAGCAGACACAAGCGGAACAGCAAAAGCAATGGTTCAATACTTTAATCAATTGGGAATCCCCTTCACAACCGATCAGATTGAAATGGTAAGAAACCCTTGCGAACAAATGATGCTTGGGGTCCCAAAGGAAGCGTTAAGTGGGCATGGTTGGCATACCTACACCCTGCTCTCAGAAGATGGGAATGTCTTGTTTCAGTTCACGCATAATGTCAATGGAAGAGAGCCTTATGTATCAGGAACCCTTGACGCAATACGATTCCTGCATACAAAAGTGGAAGCAGGAGAAAAAGGCCTCTACACCATGATTAACGTGGCAAAGGGAAAATAATCCTTCTTTAACCCTTTTTTTGTTTTAGCGTATCTTCGCCCCATACTTGATGTTACTGGAGCATCATGGAACTTGGAAAGTTTACTTGCCACTTTACAAAAGCTTAAAAAAAGAGGCTATTTTCCATCCTCGATGAAAAGGAAAAACGAGCCTATCCCAGCAAGTGAACTTCAAGGCGTGTATACCGCAATCATCACCCCATTCAAGCGCAATGGAGACGCGGTCAAGCCTGAAATCGATCATGATAACCTGGCCATGCTCATTGAGGATCAGATTGCAGCTGGCATAGACGGGATCGTTGCTGCAGGAACTACAGGCCAGAGCGCAACACTTACTCACGAAGAGCATGTGGAGCTTGTCCATTTTACCTTTGACAGGATCGATGGAAGGACGAGGCTTATCGCAAGCGCAGGATCAAACTCAACCTATGAAGCGATCGACTTGTCAAACAGGATTGCTGAGGCCATTGGGCCAACCACCTTTCTCCATGTGACTGGCTATTACAATAATCCACCTCAAGAAGGCTTGCTTGCGCATTACACTGCTGTAGCCTCCAATTTAGCTGGAGGGAGCAATATCATCCTCTATAACGTCCCTTCCAGGACAAACTCCAACATCGACAAGAAGACGGTTCTTACACTCTCCAGCAATCCTAAGATTATCGGGATCAAGCAGGCGATTGATGATATGAGGCTAATCGAGGATATACGCCTAGCCACAGACCCCTCCTCTTTTAGGATATTGTCTGGGGAGGACGGCATTGTGGCTTCAATGATATACAGAGGCGCCTACGGCGTAATCTCTGCAAGCGCAAATGTTGCGCCAAAGCACTTTCTGAGTATTGTAGAGGCAGGG
The genomic region above belongs to Candidatus Nanoarchaeia archaeon and contains:
- the dapA gene encoding 4-hydroxy-tetrahydrodipicolinate synthase gives rise to the protein MKRKNEPIPASELQGVYTAIITPFKRNGDAVKPEIDHDNLAMLIEDQIAAGIDGIVAAGTTGQSATLTHEEHVELVHFTFDRIDGRTRLIASAGSNSTYEAIDLSNRIAEAIGPTTFLHVTGYYNNPPQEGLLAHYTAVASNLAGGSNIILYNVPSRTNSNIDKKTVLTLSSNPKIIGIKQAIDDMRLIEDIRLATDPSSFRILSGEDGIVASMIYRGAYGVISASANVAPKHFLSIVEAGLAKDREKASLLQAQIRPLVNAVFSAKNPIPLAYLFNTAVRLPLVDLEMIDLARKGQPSIRHEIDDIMSRYTPEQLGIDLKKYKNS
- a CDS encoding dihydrodipicolinate reductase C-terminal domain-containing protein, translating into MTGPIQVMVNGLKGKMATSIAQAIYTDPKGKAFCNSLHQEPDYEFDLLSLSLTGPETKANEIDGTLPNSIVSLRFLTLRFEQQRIMLIKPDERGQLPGLLTESGLIPSSIIAVDYTRPDAVNSNAELYCSLGMPFVMGTTGGDRPKLEETVKNSKIPAVIAPNMTKQIVVFQAMMQYAAETFPGAFRGYRLKIRESHQTGKADTSGTAKAMVQYFNQLGIPFTTDQIEMVRNPCEQMMLGVPKEALSGHGWHTYTLLSEDGNVLFQFTHNVNGREPYVSGTLDAIRFLHTKVEAGEKGLYTMINVAKGK